The following proteins come from a genomic window of Corallococcus sp. NCRR:
- a CDS encoding type IV toxin-antitoxin system AbiEi family antitoxin domain-containing protein, with protein MARRTKLQLAAGLIAQAFQDEPGRVYSRPALTAMLKRHREEWGLPASVGLSGFIQFLADSKQLSVVRLSSDTGEVVTRYVWEQASPLAVALTLRPSAYLSHGTAAWLQGLTDQFAKVIYVNKEQSPKPPPRGGLTQEAIDRAFKGHQRASTYVFHFDIYRAVLLSGKNTGALGVEDVPTPEGEFLPATNVERTLIDLTVRPTYAGGVEEVLGAFRRAREQEKVDVEKLLQTLAQLNYVYPYHQALGFYMERAGFEADALSPLRALGLQHDFYLAYGLKDLVYDAGWRLHHPRGL; from the coding sequence ATGGCCCGCCGAACGAAACTCCAGCTTGCCGCCGGGCTGATCGCCCAGGCCTTCCAGGATGAGCCTGGACGGGTCTACTCGCGCCCGGCGCTGACGGCGATGCTCAAGCGGCACCGCGAAGAATGGGGGCTTCCTGCTTCAGTAGGGCTGTCCGGCTTCATCCAGTTCCTGGCGGACTCGAAGCAGCTCTCCGTGGTTCGCTTGTCCTCGGACACTGGCGAGGTGGTGACGCGCTACGTGTGGGAGCAGGCGTCGCCCCTGGCCGTGGCGCTGACGCTGCGCCCGTCCGCCTATCTCTCCCACGGGACGGCGGCGTGGTTGCAGGGGCTGACCGACCAGTTCGCCAAGGTCATCTATGTCAACAAGGAGCAGAGTCCGAAGCCCCCTCCCAGGGGCGGGCTCACCCAGGAGGCCATCGACCGTGCCTTCAAGGGACATCAGCGCGCATCCACCTACGTCTTCCACTTCGACATCTACCGGGCCGTCCTGCTCAGCGGAAAGAACACGGGAGCGCTGGGGGTGGAGGACGTACCGACACCCGAAGGGGAGTTCCTGCCCGCCACGAACGTCGAGCGGACGCTGATAGACCTGACGGTCCGCCCCACCTACGCAGGGGGAGTCGAGGAGGTCCTGGGGGCCTTCCGGCGTGCGCGTGAGCAGGAAAAAGTGGACGTGGAGAAGCTGCTCCAGACGCTTGCTCAACTGAACTACGTCTATCCCTATCACCAGGCCCTGGGCTTCTACATGGAGCGGGCGGGCTTTGAGGCTGATGCCCTTTCTCCTCTGCGGGCTCTAGGACTTCAGCACGACTTCTACCTGGCTTACGGGCTCAAGGACCTCGTGTACGACGCGGGCTGGCGGCTACACCATCCCCGCGGCTTGTAG
- a CDS encoding type 1 glutamine amidotransferase domain-containing protein: MARIAFIVANDFEDSEFQVPYDKLKQAGHEPVVIGVEAGKTLKGKKGAEIRTEKAVKELKAADFAALVIPGGYSPDHLRMDIAMVGFVRDFFKADKPIAAVCHAPWMLVEADIADERTVTSFPSIKTDLINAGARWVDRQVVEDGNLITSRKPDDLEAFCAALLRQLKDGIAPRLESPLAPEATADRAPPVH, encoded by the coding sequence ATGGCGCGCATCGCATTCATCGTGGCGAATGACTTCGAGGACTCCGAGTTCCAGGTCCCCTACGACAAGCTCAAGCAGGCGGGCCACGAGCCCGTCGTCATCGGCGTGGAGGCCGGCAAGACGCTCAAGGGCAAGAAGGGCGCGGAAATCCGCACGGAGAAGGCGGTGAAGGAGCTGAAGGCCGCGGACTTCGCCGCGCTGGTGATTCCTGGTGGCTACTCGCCGGACCACCTGCGCATGGACATCGCCATGGTCGGCTTCGTGCGCGACTTCTTCAAGGCGGACAAGCCCATCGCCGCCGTGTGCCACGCGCCGTGGATGCTGGTGGAGGCGGACATCGCGGACGAGCGCACCGTCACCTCGTTCCCCTCCATCAAGACGGACCTCATCAACGCCGGCGCGCGCTGGGTGGACCGCCAGGTGGTGGAGGACGGCAACCTCATCACGTCCCGCAAGCCGGATGACCTGGAGGCCTTCTGCGCCGCCCTGCTGCGCCAGCTGAAGGACGGCATCGCCCCACGTCTGGAGTCACCTCTGGCCCCGGAAGCCACCGCGGACCGCGCACCGCCAGTGCACTGA
- a CDS encoding PQQ-dependent sugar dehydrogenase, with amino-acid sequence MRCRRLLLSALVVLTASASACRKSQAQGTASAADCVRMEDGWGQDGDVPVTVEVVAEGLEVPWGVAFLPGGAGDALITERPGRVRLLRGGQLQPRAVATLPLTANGEGGLLGIAAHPDFATNRQFYLYVTTQADGKAQNRVERWTLSADGTSAAFERVIFGGIPSAKYHDGGRLRFGPDGMLYVGTGDARDPDLSQDLASPAGKLLRLTPDGAVPRDNPFPDSPVFLLGVRNTQGFDWKDATTLYLTDHGPSGETMRFGHDEVNVVKAGDNLGWPGTRCTCATPGAACATC; translated from the coding sequence ATGCGCTGCCGACGCCTGCTCCTGTCCGCCCTCGTGGTGCTCACCGCCTCCGCCTCCGCCTGCCGCAAGAGCCAGGCGCAGGGGACGGCCTCCGCCGCGGACTGCGTCCGGATGGAGGACGGCTGGGGACAGGACGGCGACGTGCCCGTCACCGTGGAGGTGGTGGCCGAGGGGCTGGAGGTCCCCTGGGGCGTGGCCTTCCTGCCGGGCGGAGCCGGGGACGCGCTCATCACCGAGCGGCCGGGCCGCGTGCGGCTGCTCCGCGGAGGCCAACTGCAACCGCGAGCCGTGGCCACGCTGCCCCTGACGGCGAACGGCGAGGGGGGCCTGCTGGGCATCGCCGCGCACCCGGACTTCGCGACGAACCGTCAGTTCTACCTGTACGTCACCACCCAGGCGGACGGGAAGGCGCAGAACCGGGTGGAGCGCTGGACGCTGTCAGCGGACGGCACGAGCGCGGCCTTCGAGCGCGTCATCTTCGGCGGCATCCCTTCCGCGAAGTATCACGACGGCGGGCGGCTGCGCTTCGGACCGGACGGCATGCTCTACGTGGGCACGGGCGACGCCCGGGATCCGGACCTGTCCCAGGACCTGGCCAGCCCCGCGGGCAAGCTCTTGCGCCTGACGCCGGATGGAGCGGTGCCCCGGGACAATCCCTTTCCGGACTCGCCCGTGTTCCTGCTGGGCGTGCGCAACACGCAAGGTTTTGACTGGAAGGACGCCACCACGCTGTACCTCACCGACCACGGCCCCAGCGGTGAGACGATGCGCTTTGGCCACGACGAGGTGAACGTGGTGAAGGCGGGCGACAACCTGGGCTGGCCCGGCACGAGGTGTACCTGCGCGACACCTGGGGCCGCCTGCGCGACGTGCTGA
- a CDS encoding ABC transporter permease, whose translation MNLNHVAGIALRQFYLYKGNFARVVPLFAWVAVDMVLWGFMTRYLNEVTSAGYDFVPALLGAVLLWDFFARVMQGLTTGFFEDVWSRNFLNVFATPLTLPEYVGGLVVTSIATSAIGLVVMLLLSTTVFGLSFAAYGALFIPFVMVLFLFGIALGILSSAMVLRLGPASEWFVWPIPSLLSPFVGVFYPLSTLPEWMQWVAKLLPPSYVFEGVRTLVAGGEFSGATLGWGFALALLDIVLAGWVFQRVYRYAVRTGLLARYSAESVS comes from the coding sequence ATGAACCTGAACCACGTCGCGGGCATCGCGCTGCGCCAGTTCTATCTCTACAAGGGCAACTTCGCGCGCGTGGTGCCGCTGTTCGCCTGGGTGGCCGTGGACATGGTGCTGTGGGGCTTCATGACCCGGTACCTCAACGAGGTGACGTCCGCCGGCTACGACTTCGTGCCGGCGCTCCTGGGCGCGGTGCTGCTCTGGGACTTCTTCGCGCGCGTGATGCAGGGGCTGACGACGGGCTTCTTCGAGGACGTCTGGTCGCGCAACTTCCTCAACGTCTTCGCCACGCCGCTCACGCTGCCGGAGTACGTGGGTGGCCTGGTGGTGACGAGCATCGCGACCAGCGCCATTGGCCTCGTCGTGATGCTGCTGTTGTCCACCACGGTGTTCGGCCTGTCGTTCGCCGCCTACGGGGCGCTGTTCATCCCCTTCGTGATGGTGCTGTTCCTCTTCGGCATCGCGCTGGGCATCCTCAGCAGCGCGATGGTCTTGAGGTTGGGCCCCGCGTCCGAGTGGTTCGTCTGGCCCATCCCCAGCCTGCTGTCCCCGTTCGTGGGCGTCTTCTATCCGCTGTCCACGCTGCCGGAGTGGATGCAGTGGGTGGCGAAGCTGCTGCCCCCGTCCTACGTCTTCGAGGGCGTGCGCACGCTGGTGGCCGGCGGCGAGTTCTCCGGCGCCACGCTCGGCTGGGGCTTCGCGCTGGCGCTCCTGGACATCGTGCTGGCGGGCTGGGTGTTCCAGCGCGTCTACCGCTACGCGGTGCGCACGGGCCTCCTGGCCCGCTACAGCGCGGAGAGCGTGAGCTAA
- a CDS encoding ABC transporter ATP-binding protein: MKSGSLDTLVLSVTALRKTYGAHTAVDGISFHVRRNEIVGLLGSNGAGKSTTINMLLGVLQPTSGTIAIEGTDLETQRVKALSRTNFAAVYAPLPGNLTVAQNLRVFGLIYGVKGLSARIETLLEQYDLKRFRDTKCGVLSSGEQTRVSLAKAMLNEPRLLLLDEPTASLDPATALDIRTRIKAFAAQGHSSVLWTSHNMYEVESVCDRVLFLARGRVLLEGDPRTLPREHGKASLEELFIAVANEPLALERTEAP; encoded by the coding sequence ATGAAATCCGGCTCGCTTGACACCCTGGTGCTCTCCGTCACGGCCCTGCGTAAAACCTACGGCGCCCACACCGCCGTGGACGGCATCTCCTTCCACGTGCGCCGCAACGAAATCGTGGGGCTCCTGGGCTCCAACGGCGCGGGCAAGAGCACCACCATCAACATGCTCCTGGGCGTGCTCCAGCCCACCTCCGGCACCATCGCCATCGAAGGCACGGATTTGGAGACCCAGCGGGTGAAGGCGCTGTCGCGCACCAACTTCGCCGCCGTCTACGCGCCCCTGCCCGGCAACCTCACCGTGGCCCAGAACCTGCGCGTCTTCGGCCTCATCTACGGCGTGAAGGGGCTGTCCGCCCGCATCGAGACGCTGCTGGAGCAGTACGACCTGAAGCGCTTCCGCGACACCAAGTGCGGCGTGCTGTCCTCCGGCGAGCAGACGCGCGTGTCCCTGGCCAAGGCCATGCTCAACGAGCCCCGCCTGCTGCTGCTGGACGAACCCACCGCGTCGCTGGACCCGGCCACCGCGCTGGACATCCGCACCCGCATCAAGGCCTTCGCCGCGCAGGGCCACAGCAGCGTGCTGTGGACGTCCCACAACATGTACGAGGTGGAGTCCGTCTGCGACCGCGTCCTCTTCCTGGCGCGCGGCCGGGTGCTGCTGGAGGGCGACCCGAGGACGCTGCCGCGCGAGCACGGCAAGGCCTCGCTGGAGGAGCTGTTCATCGCCGTGGCCAACGAGCCGCTGGCCCTGGAGAGGACCGAAGCGCCATGA
- a CDS encoding cation:proton antiporter, giving the protein MLLEVPILIGLMVAAIALAIAAKRASVPYNVALVLGGLLISVAHLLPGVPPLNPQVVFLICLPLLLFEGGIMADLNGIRANAVPIGLLSTLGMVLAIGATGAALHWMLHLAWGPALLLGSILAVTDTVSILYAFRRAPVPGRLSGIIQGESLFNDGTALVAYTAIAAVVAGGAAPSLSSLSGHVLLASVGGAVVGLALGLLGGFIIRRAEDPLAEIMVTTAVALASYVMAEEVHLSGAISAVVAGLAVGVTLRREVPPQSQVAIHSFWEYATFGVNTFLFLSVGLDTRPEALQGHLPGVGIAVVAVVLGRAVAIYVPFLLLRLFKPAESIPLRWQHVFLLGNIKGALSIGLALGLPETTPAREQIVSIAFGVTLVSMVGQGLMLTGALKWLGLFQQDAVALEMAEQRGKLIASRAAHVELDALHSQGLLPRAAYEHLRSEYQVNIARAERELRRISEQHLAEGAKDLLSTRRRLIDAERTALQGARRNGLIPEGTAEEMLAHLDARMLDLEKVLHGGHANSEGKEHKAS; this is encoded by the coding sequence GTGCTGCTGGAAGTACCCATTTTAATCGGCCTGATGGTGGCGGCCATCGCGCTTGCCATCGCCGCCAAGCGGGCCAGCGTGCCGTACAACGTCGCGCTGGTGCTTGGTGGCTTGCTCATCTCGGTTGCACACCTGCTGCCGGGCGTGCCTCCGCTCAATCCCCAGGTGGTGTTCCTCATCTGCCTGCCGCTGCTGCTCTTCGAGGGCGGCATCATGGCGGACCTCAATGGCATCCGCGCGAACGCGGTCCCCATTGGCCTCTTGTCCACGCTGGGGATGGTGCTCGCCATTGGCGCCACCGGCGCCGCGCTGCACTGGATGCTGCATCTGGCGTGGGGGCCCGCGCTGCTGTTGGGCTCCATCCTCGCGGTGACGGACACGGTGTCCATCCTCTACGCCTTCCGCCGCGCGCCGGTGCCCGGGCGGCTGTCGGGCATCATCCAGGGCGAGAGCCTCTTCAACGACGGCACCGCGCTGGTGGCGTACACGGCCATCGCGGCGGTGGTGGCGGGCGGCGCGGCGCCCTCGCTGAGCTCCTTGAGCGGCCACGTGCTGCTCGCGTCGGTGGGCGGCGCGGTGGTGGGCCTGGCGCTGGGCCTGCTGGGCGGCTTCATCATCCGGCGCGCGGAGGATCCGCTCGCGGAGATCATGGTGACGACGGCGGTGGCGCTGGCGTCCTACGTGATGGCGGAAGAGGTGCACCTGTCGGGCGCCATCTCCGCGGTGGTGGCGGGGCTGGCGGTGGGCGTGACGCTGCGGCGGGAGGTGCCGCCGCAGAGCCAGGTGGCCATCCACTCCTTCTGGGAGTACGCCACCTTCGGCGTCAACACGTTCCTCTTCCTCTCCGTGGGCCTGGACACGCGGCCGGAGGCGCTCCAGGGGCACCTGCCGGGCGTGGGCATCGCGGTGGTGGCGGTGGTGCTGGGGCGCGCGGTGGCCATCTACGTGCCCTTCCTGCTGTTGCGGCTGTTCAAGCCCGCGGAGTCCATCCCGCTGCGCTGGCAGCACGTGTTCCTGCTGGGCAACATCAAGGGCGCGCTGTCCATCGGTCTGGCGCTGGGTCTTCCGGAGACCACGCCCGCGCGCGAACAGATTGTCTCCATCGCGTTCGGCGTCACGCTGGTGTCCATGGTGGGCCAGGGGCTGATGCTCACGGGCGCGCTCAAGTGGCTGGGGCTGTTCCAGCAGGACGCGGTGGCGCTGGAGATGGCCGAGCAGCGCGGCAAGCTCATCGCCAGCCGCGCGGCGCACGTGGAGCTGGACGCGTTGCATTCGCAGGGCCTGCTGCCGCGCGCGGCCTATGAGCACCTGCGCAGCGAGTACCAGGTGAACATCGCCCGGGCGGAGCGGGAGCTGCGGCGCATCAGCGAGCAGCACCTGGCCGAGGGGGCGAAGGACCTCTTGAGCACGCGGCGGCGGCTCATCGACGCGGAGCGCACGGCGTTGCAGGGCGCGCGGCGCAACGGGCTGATTCCGGAGGGGACGGCGGAGGAGATGCTGGCGCACCTGGACGCGCGGATGTTGGACCTGGAGAAGGTGCTGCACGGCGGGCACGCGAACTCGGAAGGCAAGGAGCACAAGGCGTCATGA
- a CDS encoding cyclic nucleotide-binding domain-containing protein: MKIVIAGGGRVGGALAARLVSEQHTVTVIERDAGICARLFEEVGVVTVCGDATNPRVLEAAGIGTADVAAAVLAHDPANLAFAMLVRSTSSARLMVRMLDTNYRDAYRLAGVKELVAEADVVVAKMTTAIDFPQVSGSLPLSSGDALLFELAIPVRARVAGQTVAQVRGMEGFPRECIFIALVDPQGHTALPEGNTVLKAGHNVILVARRTQVAQAVEFLTSEPPLGAGVASSLATTLRKLDFLAPLSDHELEAVARGAELLQTPAGTELFRQGDAGETFYVVISGEVAMKDASRQTMATVKQGGFFGELALLTGEPRNATAVTATPCELAAVGREDFRGVMMANPAVALEMSRILGQRLSRLGGQAQQTKRRGLFGR; encoded by the coding sequence ATGAAGATCGTCATCGCGGGGGGAGGACGGGTGGGCGGCGCGCTGGCGGCGCGGCTCGTGTCGGAGCAGCACACGGTGACCGTGATTGAACGCGACGCGGGCATCTGCGCGCGCCTCTTCGAAGAGGTGGGCGTGGTGACGGTGTGCGGAGACGCCACCAACCCGCGCGTGCTGGAGGCGGCGGGCATCGGGACGGCGGACGTGGCGGCGGCGGTGCTGGCGCACGACCCGGCGAACCTGGCGTTCGCCATGCTGGTGCGCTCCACGTCCAGCGCGCGCCTGATGGTGCGGATGCTGGACACGAACTACCGCGACGCGTACCGGCTGGCGGGCGTGAAGGAGCTGGTGGCGGAGGCGGACGTGGTGGTGGCGAAGATGACCACCGCCATCGACTTCCCGCAGGTGTCCGGGTCGCTGCCGCTCAGCAGCGGTGACGCGCTCCTGTTTGAATTGGCCATCCCGGTGCGCGCGCGGGTGGCGGGGCAGACGGTGGCGCAGGTGCGCGGCATGGAGGGCTTTCCTCGCGAGTGCATCTTCATCGCGCTGGTGGATCCGCAGGGCCACACCGCGCTGCCGGAGGGCAACACGGTGCTGAAGGCCGGGCACAACGTCATCCTCGTGGCGCGGCGCACGCAGGTGGCGCAGGCGGTGGAGTTCCTCACCTCCGAGCCGCCGCTGGGCGCGGGCGTGGCGTCATCACTGGCGACGACGTTGCGCAAGCTGGACTTCCTGGCACCCTTGAGTGACCACGAACTGGAGGCGGTGGCGCGCGGCGCGGAGCTGCTCCAGACGCCCGCGGGCACGGAGCTGTTCCGCCAGGGCGACGCGGGCGAGACCTTCTACGTGGTCATCTCCGGCGAGGTGGCCATGAAGGATGCCTCCCGGCAGACCATGGCCACGGTGAAGCAGGGCGGCTTCTTCGGAGAGCTGGCCCTGCTCACGGGCGAGCCGCGCAACGCCACCGCCGTCACCGCCACGCCGTGCGAGCTGGCCGCCGTGGGCCGCGAGGACTTCCGCGGCGTGATGATGGCGAATCCGGCCGTCGCGCTGGAGATGAGCCGCATCCTGGGCCAGAGGCTGTCACGACTGGGCGGACAGGCGCAGCAGACGAAGCGGCGCGGGCTGTTCGGCCGCTGA
- a CDS encoding SDR family oxidoreductase encodes MTTKHTALVLGATGIIGRNLLTYLDTRPDWKVKAVSRRAPDFATRAEVKPLDLLSPDSLAGAAEWLRDVTHVFFAAYQEHPDAADLTRINVSLLRNVVEALEKHAPGFRHVSFIQGGKAYGAQFGLYKTPAKETDPRHFPPNFYYDQEDFLRDASQGRRWTWTALRPDMMMGLAVGNPMNLGNLIGVYASLCKALRVPLRFPSTPRAYSILANVTDATVLAKAMEWSALNEACAGEIFNITNGDVFRWSQVFPRIADAFGIPCADPQPFSLTEAMKDKSPVWEALTQRHGLHPHGLKKLANWAFGDFIFGVENDAFFDVNKARRFGFQEMHLDSAEAMVALMRQLQAEKLIPA; translated from the coding sequence ATGACGACGAAGCACACGGCGCTGGTGCTGGGCGCCACCGGCATCATCGGCCGCAACCTCCTCACGTACCTGGACACACGGCCGGACTGGAAGGTGAAGGCCGTGTCGCGCCGCGCGCCGGACTTCGCCACGCGCGCGGAGGTGAAGCCGCTGGACCTCTTGTCGCCGGACTCGCTCGCCGGCGCGGCGGAGTGGCTGCGCGACGTCACCCACGTCTTCTTCGCCGCCTACCAGGAGCACCCGGACGCGGCGGACCTCACGCGCATCAACGTGTCGCTCCTGCGCAACGTCGTGGAGGCGCTGGAGAAGCACGCGCCCGGCTTCCGCCATGTGTCCTTCATCCAGGGCGGCAAGGCGTATGGCGCGCAGTTCGGGCTCTACAAGACGCCCGCGAAGGAGACCGACCCGCGCCACTTCCCGCCCAACTTCTATTACGACCAGGAGGACTTCCTGCGCGACGCGTCCCAGGGCCGGCGCTGGACCTGGACCGCCCTGCGGCCCGACATGATGATGGGCCTGGCCGTGGGCAACCCCATGAACCTGGGCAACCTCATCGGCGTGTATGCGTCGCTGTGCAAGGCGCTGCGCGTCCCGCTGCGCTTCCCCTCCACGCCCCGCGCGTACTCCATCCTGGCCAACGTGACGGACGCCACCGTGCTCGCCAAGGCCATGGAGTGGTCCGCCCTGAATGAGGCGTGCGCGGGGGAGATCTTCAACATCACCAACGGCGACGTCTTCCGCTGGAGCCAGGTGTTCCCACGCATCGCGGACGCGTTCGGCATCCCGTGCGCGGATCCGCAGCCCTTCTCCCTGACAGAGGCGATGAAGGACAAGTCGCCCGTCTGGGAGGCGCTCACGCAGCGCCACGGCCTGCATCCGCATGGCCTGAAGAAGCTGGCCAACTGGGCCTTTGGCGACTTCATCTTCGGCGTGGAGAACGACGCCTTCTTCGACGTGAACAAGGCCCGCCGCTTCGGCTTCCAGGAGATGCACCTGGACAGCGCGGAGGCCATGGTCGCGCTGATGCGTCAACTCCAGGCGGAGAAGCTCATCCCCGCCTGA
- a CDS encoding tetratricopeptide repeat protein, with the protein MASRYAQEGGQSLQQGQPAEAVKSFQKGLSIDPKDVDCLMGLVRTHLSTGAAKEAEGAVTRLLQVQPDNTEAQAHLAMLKAQAGDPVALVTLKALAAAPTAGYFERFNLGTLLAERGDLEGAKAAFEAAQVVAPHSVYPHFELGRIAVQRGDTAAAVTHFQQASVLAPQESLPHLMLSRAHAANGAIGAAIAAATRALEHAQGRTRVAVLQDLFRLYLQASSKDAARRTILELRELDPAQVRYVHLHGLASMLAGELAEAKALFTEALQRAPNQWDIRHSLAQAHEALGERAEARKLLEETVAMVPHEPGPTNDLVRLLMGDQDHARARVLLERVLEANPQDALTHLNLARATQPFDRAEATRHARQAQSLGTADASVKDQAAQLLTELSG; encoded by the coding sequence ATGGCATCCAGGTACGCGCAAGAGGGTGGGCAGTCGCTCCAGCAGGGTCAGCCGGCGGAGGCGGTGAAGAGCTTCCAGAAGGGCCTCTCCATCGACCCGAAGGACGTGGACTGTCTGATGGGCCTGGTGCGCACCCACCTGAGCACCGGCGCCGCGAAGGAGGCCGAAGGGGCCGTGACGCGCCTGTTGCAGGTGCAGCCGGACAACACGGAGGCGCAGGCGCACCTGGCCATGCTCAAGGCGCAGGCCGGAGACCCCGTGGCGCTGGTGACGCTCAAGGCGCTGGCCGCCGCGCCCACCGCCGGCTACTTCGAGCGCTTCAACCTGGGCACGCTCCTGGCTGAACGCGGCGACCTGGAGGGCGCGAAGGCCGCCTTCGAGGCCGCGCAGGTGGTGGCCCCCCACAGCGTCTATCCGCACTTCGAGCTGGGCCGCATCGCCGTGCAGCGCGGGGACACGGCGGCGGCGGTGACGCACTTCCAGCAGGCCTCCGTGCTGGCGCCCCAGGAGTCCCTGCCGCACCTGATGCTGTCGCGCGCGCACGCGGCGAACGGCGCCATCGGGGCTGCCATCGCGGCGGCCACGCGGGCGCTGGAGCACGCGCAGGGCCGCACGCGCGTGGCGGTGCTGCAGGACCTCTTCCGCCTCTACCTCCAGGCCAGCAGCAAGGACGCGGCCCGCCGCACCATCCTGGAGCTGCGCGAGCTGGACCCGGCGCAGGTCCGCTACGTCCACCTGCACGGCCTGGCGAGCATGCTGGCCGGGGAGCTGGCGGAGGCGAAGGCCCTCTTCACCGAAGCCCTCCAGCGCGCTCCGAACCAGTGGGACATCCGCCACTCGCTGGCGCAGGCGCACGAGGCGCTGGGCGAGCGCGCCGAGGCCCGCAAGCTCCTGGAGGAGACCGTGGCGATGGTGCCCCACGAGCCCGGCCCCACCAACGACTTGGTGCGCCTGCTGATGGGCGACCAGGACCACGCGCGGGCCCGCGTGCTGCTGGAGCGGGTGCTGGAGGCGAACCCCCAGGACGCGCTCACGCACCTGAACCTGGCGCGCGCCACCCAGCCGTTCGACCGGGCGGAAGCCACCAGGCACGCCAGGCAGGCGCAGTCGCTGGGCACGGCGGACGCGTCCGTGAAGGACCAGGCGGCCCAGCTCCTCACGGAGCTGAGCGGCTGA
- a CDS encoding aldehyde dehydrogenase, which yields MSAAVPQHTSRTTIDILVRRVREGSSAWAKLALTERIRLLEELRHAYVAIAEPSVRAACEAKGIDPGGPLAGEEWLAGPMVVVRNLRLLSDALKDIEKHGAPVIPAKHLRTLEDGRLAARLFPRDRLEGMLLPGTTGEVYFQPGVTAANLREHQASFYRKPHKGRVCAVLGGGNVNSIPPLDCLYKLFVEGTACVLKMNPVNAYLGPFLEQAFAPLIARDALAIVYGGAEEGAQLVHHGAVDEVHITGSDKTHDALVWGPPGPESDARRMKNEPLLAKRVSSELGNISPVVVVPGPYSDGELRFQAEDIAGMVANNASFNCNAAKLLVQPKDWSRRGALVDRIQASLGQAPVRRAYYPGAQERWHQFTDARPNLRLVGNPGEGDLAYALIPDVDPLKTDDRVFHHEPWCTVLSETGLPGSDEPVAFLEAAVAFLNEKVWGTLNVTLIVHPKTMRDPRVRAAVEKAVRDLRYGTVALNTWPAAGYALGSMPWGGHPSASPRDIQSGQGWVHNTFMLESIEKSVLRAPLTSLFPPPWVPGHKAMATLARRLTEFEQSPSWWKLPGVALAALRR from the coding sequence ATGTCCGCCGCCGTCCCGCAGCACACGTCACGCACCACCATCGACATCCTGGTGCGCCGGGTCCGTGAGGGCTCGAGCGCGTGGGCGAAGCTCGCCCTGACGGAGCGCATCCGGCTCCTGGAGGAGCTGCGCCACGCGTACGTCGCCATCGCGGAGCCCAGCGTGCGCGCGGCCTGCGAGGCGAAGGGAATCGACCCCGGCGGTCCACTCGCGGGTGAGGAGTGGCTCGCCGGGCCCATGGTGGTGGTGCGCAACCTGCGGCTGCTCTCGGACGCGCTGAAGGACATAGAGAAGCACGGCGCGCCTGTCATCCCCGCGAAGCACCTGCGCACGCTGGAGGACGGGCGGCTCGCCGCGCGGCTGTTCCCCCGGGACAGGCTGGAGGGGATGCTGCTGCCCGGCACCACGGGCGAGGTCTACTTCCAGCCCGGCGTCACCGCGGCCAACCTGCGCGAGCACCAGGCGTCCTTCTATCGCAAGCCCCACAAGGGCCGGGTCTGCGCGGTGCTGGGCGGCGGCAACGTCAACTCCATCCCGCCGCTGGACTGCCTCTACAAGCTCTTCGTCGAGGGCACCGCCTGCGTGCTCAAGATGAACCCCGTCAACGCGTACCTGGGCCCGTTCCTGGAGCAGGCCTTCGCGCCGCTCATCGCGCGCGACGCGCTGGCCATCGTGTACGGCGGCGCGGAGGAGGGCGCGCAACTGGTCCACCACGGCGCGGTGGACGAGGTGCACATCACCGGCAGCGACAAGACCCACGACGCGCTCGTGTGGGGCCCGCCCGGCCCGGAGTCCGACGCGCGCCGCATGAAGAACGAACCGCTGCTCGCGAAGCGCGTGTCCAGCGAGCTGGGCAACATCTCCCCCGTGGTGGTGGTGCCGGGGCCGTACTCGGATGGCGAGCTGCGCTTCCAGGCGGAGGACATCGCCGGCATGGTCGCCAACAACGCGTCCTTCAACTGCAACGCGGCCAAGCTGCTGGTGCAGCCGAAGGATTGGAGCAGGCGCGGCGCGCTGGTGGACCGCATCCAGGCGAGCCTGGGCCAGGCGCCGGTGCGCCGCGCGTACTACCCGGGCGCCCAGGAGCGCTGGCACCAGTTCACGGACGCGCGCCCCAACCTGCGGCTGGTGGGCAACCCCGGCGAGGGCGACCTGGCCTACGCGCTGATTCCGGACGTGGATCCCTTGAAGACGGACGACCGCGTCTTCCACCACGAGCCCTGGTGCACGGTGCTGTCGGAGACGGGCCTGCCGGGCTCCGATGAACCGGTGGCCTTCCTGGAGGCCGCGGTGGCGTTCCTCAACGAGAAGGTGTGGGGCACGCTCAACGTGACGCTCATCGTCCACCCGAAGACGATGCGGGATCCGAGGGTGCGCGCGGCGGTGGAGAAGGCGGTGCGGGATTTGCGCTACGGCACCGTGGCCCTCAACACCTGGCCCGCGGCGGGCTACGCGCTGGGCAGCATGCCCTGGGGTGGCCATCCGTCCGCGTCGCCACGGGACATCCAGAGCGGGCAGGGCTGGGTGCACAACACGTTCATGCTGGAGTCCATCGAGAAGTCGGTCCTGCGCGCCCCGCTCACGTCCCTGTTCCCGCCCCCGTGGGTGCCCGGTCACAAGGCGATGGCGACGCTGGCCCGCCGGTTGACGGAATTCGAGCAGTCCCCGTCCTGGTGGAAGCTGCCGGGTGTCGCCCTGGCCGCGCTGCGCCGGTAG